One genomic region from Fictibacillus marinisediminis encodes:
- a CDS encoding 3'-5' exonuclease, producing MDYIVYDLEMTNRLSEIIEIGAVRLRMANGELAVTDHFQSFVQPKMDILNTRITNLTGITKKDLINAQPFTAVIKEFRDWIGEGEYYLCSWGPEDKWALITDSTFHNTPIDWIINHNDLQFLFSILHDSEKGFRYGLSRALNKLQISLDGSQHRALDDAMNTAKIFVSIHKDIKIEKNPNSFLESKIFEPEKLVYQSKDEEEDGVQSPFASLSKLFG from the coding sequence ATGGATTATATTGTGTATGATCTGGAAATGACGAACAGGTTATCGGAAATTATTGAGATTGGCGCCGTACGGCTGCGTATGGCAAATGGGGAACTAGCAGTGACTGACCACTTTCAATCCTTTGTTCAGCCTAAGATGGATATTTTAAATACGAGAATTACTAACCTGACAGGAATTACGAAGAAAGATTTGATCAATGCCCAGCCGTTTACGGCGGTCATTAAAGAGTTTAGGGATTGGATCGGTGAGGGAGAGTATTATCTGTGCTCCTGGGGGCCGGAAGATAAATGGGCGCTGATTACAGATTCCACGTTCCACAACACTCCGATAGATTGGATCATCAATCACAATGACCTTCAATTTTTGTTCAGTATTCTCCATGACAGTGAGAAGGGCTTCCGCTACGGCCTGTCCCGTGCTTTGAACAAGCTTCAAATTTCTCTGGATGGTTCTCAGCACAGGGCATTGGACGATGCCATGAATACTGCGAAGATTTTTGTCTCCATCCATAAAGACATCAAGATTGAGAAGAATCCGAATTCTTTCTTGGAGTCGAAAATCTTTGAACCTGAGAAGCTGGTTTATCAGTCCAAGGATGAGGAGGAGGATGGAGTGCAATCTCCATTTGCCTCGCTTTCTAAATTATTTGGATAA
- the nagE gene encoding N-acetylglucosamine-specific PTS transporter subunit IIBC, which translates to MLGFLQRIGRALMLPIAVLPAAGLVLRLGALWHIPFMEKAGNSIFENLAILFAIGVAIGFSKDGNGAAALAGAIGYFVLTSGATAIDKTINVGVLGGIVSGIVAGLLYNRFHNIKLPDYLGFFAGKRFVPIVTAGAMVVLAGVFGFAWPPIQDGIEAIGHWVVNAGAFGAAVFGFLNRLLIPLGLHHVLNNFIWFVFGDYKNAHGDLWRFFAGDPSAGFYMAGFFPIMMFGLPAACVAMIMAAKKEKRKAVAGMLLGLAFTSFLTGITEPIEFSFMFLSPLLYGIHALLTAVSMAVAVLLNIHHGFTFSAGAIDYFLNLDLATRPWLLVLLGLVFAAVYYVVFYALIVKLNLKTPGREDEDDESIVEDTSAGASDDKYDRIAARYLAALGGAENLDVLHNCVTRLRLKVIDVEKVNEPGLKKAGARAVLKLSSTDVQVVVGTDVEAVAEAMRKIISKEERVS; encoded by the coding sequence ATGTTAGGTTTTTTACAACGGATCGGCCGCGCGCTCATGCTGCCGATCGCGGTACTGCCGGCAGCAGGGCTTGTATTAAGGCTCGGTGCCTTATGGCATATTCCGTTCATGGAAAAAGCGGGGAATTCCATTTTTGAAAATCTGGCAATCTTGTTTGCAATTGGTGTTGCGATCGGTTTTTCCAAGGATGGAAACGGAGCAGCAGCACTTGCAGGGGCCATCGGGTATTTTGTTTTAACCAGCGGAGCAACTGCCATAGATAAGACCATCAATGTTGGTGTCCTTGGCGGAATCGTTTCGGGGATTGTGGCCGGACTCCTATATAACCGATTCCATAATATTAAACTGCCAGACTATCTCGGTTTTTTTGCAGGAAAGCGGTTTGTCCCCATAGTCACAGCCGGCGCCATGGTGGTACTCGCAGGGGTGTTTGGGTTTGCCTGGCCGCCTATTCAGGATGGCATTGAAGCGATCGGACACTGGGTGGTTAACGCAGGTGCTTTTGGTGCTGCTGTTTTCGGATTCTTAAACCGTCTTTTGATTCCTCTAGGACTTCACCACGTCTTAAATAACTTTATCTGGTTTGTGTTCGGCGATTACAAGAATGCCCATGGTGATCTATGGCGTTTCTTTGCGGGAGATCCTTCTGCAGGATTCTATATGGCTGGTTTCTTCCCAATCATGATGTTCGGTTTGCCGGCTGCTTGTGTCGCGATGATCATGGCGGCTAAGAAGGAAAAGCGTAAAGCTGTTGCCGGAATGCTCCTTGGTTTAGCATTTACCTCTTTTTTAACAGGTATTACGGAACCGATTGAGTTTTCATTCATGTTCTTATCACCGCTTTTATACGGGATTCATGCACTTCTCACGGCAGTTTCCATGGCGGTTGCGGTTCTATTAAACATTCATCATGGTTTTACGTTTTCCGCGGGAGCCATTGATTACTTCTTAAACCTGGATCTTGCAACACGGCCATGGCTTCTCGTCCTGCTCGGACTTGTCTTTGCAGCGGTTTATTATGTCGTCTTCTATGCTTTGATTGTCAAGTTGAACTTGAAGACTCCAGGCCGTGAAGATGAAGATGATGAAAGCATCGTTGAAGATACGAGTGCAGGAGCAAGCGATGACAAGTACGATAGAATTGCGGCGCGTTATCTTGCTGCCTTAGGCGGTGCAGAAAATCTTGATGTTCTGCATAACTGTGTCACACGGCTGCGATTAAAAGTAATAGATGTTGAGAAAGTGAATGAGCCCGGTTTGAAGAAGGCGGGAGCAAGAGCTGTACTCAAATTGAGCTCCACCGATGTCCAGGTGGTCGTTGGAACGGACGTCGAAGCAGTGGCAGAAGCCATGAGAAAGATCATTTCCAAAGAAGAACGAGTTTCATAG
- the murQ gene encoding N-acetylmuramic acid 6-phosphate etherase, whose product MKINHLTTEKRNPNTLDIDECSSLEVVRKINNEDQTVPAAIEKVLPEIAFVVDQVVAAFRNGGRLIYTGAGTSGRLGILDASECPPTYGTPPEMVIGIIAGGGQAIHTAVEGAEDDKEAGMNDLKNLDLTKDDVVVAIAASGRTPYAIGALEYANEIGAVSAALVCSSDSEMSKVAQFTIAAVVGAEVVTGSTRMKAGTAQKLVLNMISTASMIGIGKVYSNLMVDVQPSNKKLVQRSKNIVVEATGCSPEEAEQALSHHDGYAKGAILQLLTELSPSETKTLLEKNNGMLKQALKEFKG is encoded by the coding sequence ATGAAAATTAATCACCTAACAACTGAGAAAAGAAATCCAAATACGTTGGACATCGATGAATGTTCGAGCCTTGAAGTCGTACGAAAAATCAATAACGAGGATCAAACGGTCCCGGCAGCGATTGAAAAGGTGCTGCCTGAGATCGCGTTTGTCGTAGACCAGGTCGTTGCAGCGTTCCGCAATGGAGGACGGCTCATCTATACAGGAGCGGGAACAAGCGGAAGGCTGGGAATTCTTGATGCTTCGGAATGTCCTCCAACTTATGGAACACCGCCTGAGATGGTCATCGGCATTATTGCAGGAGGCGGCCAAGCCATCCATACGGCCGTTGAAGGAGCTGAGGATGACAAAGAAGCTGGAATGAATGATCTGAAAAACCTTGACCTAACAAAGGACGATGTCGTCGTTGCCATCGCTGCCAGCGGAAGGACGCCTTATGCGATCGGTGCTCTGGAGTATGCGAATGAGATCGGGGCGGTGAGTGCTGCATTAGTCTGCTCATCTGATTCCGAAATGAGTAAGGTGGCACAGTTCACGATTGCTGCAGTCGTCGGTGCCGAAGTGGTAACAGGATCTACCCGAATGAAAGCAGGCACCGCGCAAAAATTGGTTCTTAACATGATCAGCACAGCATCGATGATCGGAATCGGCAAAGTGTACAGCAATTTGATGGTAGATGTACAGCCATCCAACAAAAAACTCGTTCAGCGGTCCAAGAATATCGTGGTGGAAGCGACGGGCTGTTCACCTGAAGAGGCAGAACAGGCGCTTTCTCATCATGATGGTTACGCGAAAGGAGCGATTCTGCAGCTGTTAACAGAGCTTTCTCCAAGTGAAACGAAAACACTATTGGAAAAGAACAACGGCATGCTGAAACAGGCGCTCAAGGAATTTAAGGGATAA
- the speB gene encoding agmatinase, which translates to MYKPKDSSASPRFCGVKTFMRLEHVQTTEDVDFAVIGVPFDTGASNRTGQRNGPQHIRNFSTLLRPYNPDQDINIFDHCGGVDYGDIDVVPGNIHQTYSNIENFLQPLLSSGVTPVIMGGDHSISLGNLRAFAKQYGPVALVHFDSHSDTWDHYFGEKYTHGTPFRRAVEEGLIDVEHSIQVGMRGPLYGQEDIQDARDLGFEVLTMRDVRKLGYDEVIRKIHERTGDKPAFVSFDIDFVDPAYAPGTGTPEAAGPTSHEALDLVRNLDGLNLVGFDLVEVLPAYDSGEITAMLASTVMFEMITLIALKKARLTSRVEQAAQQ; encoded by the coding sequence ATGTATAAACCAAAAGATTCTTCAGCCTCTCCCCGCTTTTGCGGTGTGAAGACATTTATGCGGCTGGAACATGTTCAGACAACCGAAGATGTCGATTTCGCGGTGATTGGTGTGCCATTCGATACGGGTGCTTCCAACCGTACAGGCCAGCGGAATGGCCCGCAGCATATCCGCAACTTTTCCACCCTGCTCCGCCCGTACAACCCTGATCAGGACATTAACATTTTTGATCATTGCGGCGGTGTGGATTATGGGGACATCGACGTAGTGCCCGGCAACATCCATCAAACGTACAGCAACATTGAGAACTTTTTGCAGCCTCTGCTTTCTTCAGGGGTGACTCCTGTCATCATGGGAGGCGACCACTCCATCTCGCTCGGCAACCTGAGAGCATTTGCTAAACAATACGGACCAGTGGCACTTGTGCACTTTGACTCTCACAGTGATACGTGGGATCACTATTTTGGCGAAAAATACACCCATGGCACGCCATTCCGGAGAGCTGTGGAAGAAGGGTTGATCGATGTCGAACATTCCATCCAGGTCGGCATGAGAGGTCCTCTTTACGGACAGGAAGATATTCAGGATGCACGCGATCTCGGATTTGAAGTGTTAACTATGAGAGACGTCCGCAAGCTCGGCTACGATGAGGTAATCCGGAAAATCCATGAGCGCACAGGGGACAAGCCTGCTTTTGTATCCTTTGATATTGATTTCGTTGATCCTGCTTACGCACCGGGCACAGGAACACCTGAAGCTGCCGGTCCGACGAGCCATGAAGCGCTCGACCTCGTCCGCAATCTTGATGGGCTAAATCTGGTTGGCTTTGATCTTGTTGAAGTACTTCCTGCCTATGACAGCGGAGAAATCACAGCCATGCTCGCAAGTACTGTGATGTTTGAAATGATTACATTGATTGCTCTGAAAAAAGCAAGACTGACATCAAGAGTGGAACAAGCAGCACAGCAGTAA
- a CDS encoding sodium:solute symporter encodes MGILDTVIIFLYFAVLIAVGIIGSTKAKTTEEFALAGRNLGLFMYLGCLSAVILGGASTIGTAKLGYEFGISGIWFVTMIGLGIILLGTFFIKRISKYKVTTISELLGKKYKSEARLITAIVASIYTLMVAVTQVIGMGTIINVLLGWNLTTSMFVGGGIVLFYTILGGMWSVTVTDIIQFVVMTIGIFAIMLPMSIVKADGIGNLLTKLPESHLSLTSIGYQQIFQYFLLYTLGMVVSQDIWQRVFTAKNPSIAKKGSMYAGLYSIAYALAGSIIGMCALIILPNIDNTQNTFAMLALKILPTGILGLVLASVISALMSTASGTLLASSTLITNDILRQYFIKDISDKKFLVLSRVTTLAAGLLAITFAVWIQDVLVALDVAYAILSGAIFVPVLLMFFWKKSTANAGFYSILASTVVVIGGLLIEGLSSTNPIMYGIVTGFVVLVGISLLTNYRNKASLVGSFSNTKQG; translated from the coding sequence ATGGGGATCTTGGACACAGTTATCATTTTTCTTTATTTTGCAGTGTTAATTGCGGTAGGTATCATCGGTTCAACGAAGGCTAAAACGACAGAGGAATTCGCTCTCGCCGGCCGCAACCTCGGGCTTTTCATGTATCTTGGCTGTTTGTCTGCTGTTATTTTGGGCGGAGCGTCGACCATTGGTACCGCCAAGCTGGGCTATGAATTCGGAATTTCAGGCATCTGGTTCGTTACGATGATCGGCCTTGGCATCATTCTTTTGGGAACATTTTTTATTAAACGCATCTCCAAGTATAAAGTAACAACGATCAGTGAACTGCTCGGAAAAAAATACAAATCCGAAGCGAGGCTCATAACTGCTATCGTCGCCTCCATCTACACACTCATGGTCGCGGTGACCCAGGTCATCGGGATGGGCACAATCATCAATGTGCTTCTCGGCTGGAATTTGACAACGTCCATGTTTGTCGGCGGCGGAATCGTTTTGTTCTACACCATCCTTGGCGGAATGTGGAGCGTTACCGTAACAGACATCATCCAATTCGTCGTCATGACCATCGGAATCTTTGCCATCATGCTTCCAATGAGCATTGTGAAGGCAGATGGAATTGGCAATCTGCTAACAAAATTGCCTGAATCCCATCTCAGCCTGACATCGATCGGCTATCAGCAGATCTTTCAGTACTTTTTACTGTATACGCTTGGCATGGTCGTTTCACAAGACATCTGGCAGCGTGTATTCACAGCCAAAAACCCATCCATCGCGAAAAAAGGTTCCATGTATGCCGGCCTCTATTCCATCGCCTATGCTTTGGCAGGCAGCATCATCGGGATGTGCGCGTTGATTATCCTGCCAAACATCGACAACACTCAGAATACCTTTGCCATGCTGGCTTTAAAGATCTTGCCAACGGGCATCCTTGGGCTTGTGCTCGCGAGCGTGATCTCAGCGCTCATGTCAACGGCTTCCGGCACCTTGCTTGCTTCGTCCACACTGATCACTAACGATATTCTGCGCCAATATTTTATTAAAGATATCAGCGACAAGAAGTTTTTGGTGCTCTCGCGTGTGACTACACTTGCTGCCGGCCTGCTCGCCATTACGTTTGCAGTTTGGATTCAGGACGTTCTCGTCGCTCTTGATGTGGCCTATGCCATTCTTTCCGGTGCAATCTTCGTACCGGTGCTGCTTATGTTCTTCTGGAAGAAATCAACGGCCAACGCCGGTTTTTATTCTATTCTTGCCAGCACGGTCGTTGTCATCGGCGGATTGCTCATTGAAGGGCTCTCCTCCACCAATCCGATCATGTACGGTATTGTCACTGGCTTCGTGGTTTTGGTAGGAATCTCCCTGCTGACCAACTACCGAAACAAAGCCTCCCTCGTCGGCTCGTTCAGCAACACAAAACAGGGGTAA
- a CDS encoding aspartate aminotransferase family protein: MPQELDTLMNELSDLLAPTMAKDHPNLPVLREEGCYYYGLDGKTYLDFTSGIATANTGHRHPKVVEAIKKAADELMHGPSGVIMYESILKLAKELRTVLPAGLDCFFFANSGTEAIEGGIKLAKHVTRRPYVVSFTGCFHGRSLGALSVTTSKAKYRKYLQPNGLTYQVPYASTEGCPKGMDPGKFAADKLEKDLTTLFKHQVTPEEVACMIVEPVLGEGGYVVPPAAWLKKMREICSKHGILLIFDEVQTGFGRTGEWFAAQTFGVTPDIMAIAKGIASGLPLSATVASKELMKQWPLGSHGTTFGGNPIACSAGLATLEVLKEEKLVKNSKAMGAYAREKLLEVKERHAVVGSIRSIGLMIGIEIMDPATGAPDGEGVISILNKCLEKGVLFYLCGNEGEVIRMIPPLTVSQDQINEGIAMLEESIAEYEAERLPGRKLQNV, translated from the coding sequence GTGCCACAAGAACTAGACACATTGATGAACGAGCTTTCCGATTTGCTGGCTCCGACCATGGCCAAGGACCACCCAAATCTGCCTGTCTTAAGAGAAGAAGGCTGCTATTACTACGGACTGGATGGCAAAACATACCTGGATTTCACCTCTGGAATTGCTACCGCTAACACCGGCCACCGCCATCCGAAAGTGGTCGAGGCCATAAAAAAAGCAGCAGATGAACTGATGCACGGTCCTTCAGGTGTCATCATGTATGAATCCATCCTCAAGCTGGCAAAGGAACTGCGTACGGTCCTGCCAGCAGGATTGGATTGCTTTTTCTTCGCCAACAGCGGAACCGAGGCCATTGAAGGAGGGATCAAGCTTGCCAAGCATGTGACCCGCCGGCCGTATGTCGTTTCTTTCACCGGCTGTTTCCACGGCCGAAGCCTCGGAGCTTTAAGCGTCACCACATCAAAGGCCAAGTACCGAAAGTATTTGCAGCCAAACGGTCTGACATATCAAGTTCCTTACGCTTCAACAGAAGGATGTCCAAAAGGTATGGACCCTGGCAAATTTGCAGCTGACAAGCTGGAGAAAGACTTAACTACTCTTTTCAAGCACCAGGTTACACCGGAAGAAGTCGCCTGTATGATTGTCGAACCCGTTCTAGGTGAAGGCGGATATGTTGTGCCTCCTGCTGCATGGCTGAAAAAAATGAGGGAAATCTGCAGCAAGCACGGGATCCTTCTCATTTTTGACGAAGTACAGACAGGTTTTGGACGTACTGGAGAATGGTTTGCGGCTCAGACTTTCGGTGTAACACCGGATATCATGGCGATCGCTAAAGGCATCGCGTCCGGGCTGCCCTTAAGCGCTACTGTCGCCTCAAAAGAACTGATGAAACAATGGCCGCTCGGAAGCCACGGGACTACATTCGGCGGCAACCCTATTGCCTGCTCTGCCGGACTGGCTACACTTGAAGTTCTAAAAGAAGAAAAGCTGGTGAAAAACTCAAAGGCGATGGGAGCCTACGCGCGTGAAAAGCTTTTAGAAGTAAAAGAAAGACATGCGGTTGTAGGCAGCATCCGTTCCATCGGGCTGATGATCGGCATTGAAATCATGGATCCGGCTACCGGTGCTCCAGATGGTGAAGGCGTGATCTCCATCCTTAACAAGTGTCTTGAAAAAGGAGTATTGTTTTATCTTTGCGGCAACGAAGGAGAAGTCATCCGGATGATTCCTCCGCTGACCGTCAGCCAGGATCAGATCAACGAAGGCATTGCCATGCTGGAAGAGTCGATTGCAGAATACGAAGCAGAACGGCTACCGGGGCGCAAACTGCAAAATGTATAA
- a CDS encoding sigma-54 interaction domain-containing protein, which produces MTSQPWNENEAILHSLQDDILVTNLDGTILKVSEATGKVYGVSSESLLGKSVYDLAAKGMFTPIATPMVLKEKKKITFVQTTNTGKKLLVTGIPVLDENGKIYRVVSYSHDVTELLELKKFLQTMEGEMERVKSELDLLRSRQLYDSGIIANSTEMKNVITTSLQVAEVDVNVLLLGESGVGKSLIAKFIHNKGSRKKGPFIEVNCGAIPENLFEAEFFGYEAGAFTGANRKGKLGLAELADGGTLFLDEIGELPLAHQVKVLKCIQEKQFYRVGGTKPISVDFRLISATNKDLLKAIQERTFREDLYFRLNVVPLTIPPIRKRPEDIIPLIHYVLDVFQEKYKREKRLDEAVLHHFLQYDWKGNVRELINLIERLVVISPSTLITTEHLPDYIKASYSIPAPPSNLLKPLKDVLEDVEKQMLQRARRDYKTTVQMAEALGISQPSVVRKMQKYDID; this is translated from the coding sequence ATGACATCTCAACCATGGAATGAAAATGAAGCAATCCTCCATTCTCTTCAGGATGATATTCTCGTTACTAATCTTGATGGTACCATTTTGAAAGTGAGCGAGGCGACTGGAAAAGTATACGGAGTATCCTCTGAAAGTCTGCTCGGCAAATCAGTCTATGACCTGGCAGCAAAAGGCATGTTTACCCCGATCGCTACCCCGATGGTCCTGAAGGAAAAGAAAAAAATCACGTTCGTTCAGACGACAAATACCGGAAAGAAATTGCTTGTGACCGGCATCCCTGTGCTTGATGAGAACGGAAAAATATATAGAGTGGTCAGCTACTCGCATGATGTGACAGAGCTGCTGGAGCTGAAGAAGTTCCTTCAGACGATGGAGGGAGAAATGGAACGGGTAAAAAGCGAGCTGGATCTATTGCGCAGCCGCCAGCTTTACGACAGCGGCATTATTGCCAACAGCACAGAGATGAAGAACGTCATTACCACTTCCCTCCAAGTAGCAGAAGTAGATGTGAACGTCCTGCTGCTAGGGGAATCAGGCGTCGGCAAATCGCTGATCGCAAAATTTATTCATAACAAAGGCAGCCGGAAGAAAGGACCGTTTATTGAAGTGAACTGCGGAGCAATTCCTGAGAACTTATTTGAGGCTGAGTTCTTCGGATATGAAGCAGGGGCTTTTACAGGGGCGAATCGGAAGGGAAAGCTGGGACTGGCTGAACTGGCTGATGGAGGCACTTTATTTCTGGATGAAATCGGCGAACTGCCCCTTGCCCACCAGGTGAAAGTATTGAAGTGTATACAAGAAAAACAGTTTTACAGAGTAGGAGGAACAAAGCCGATCTCCGTCGATTTCCGACTGATCTCGGCGACCAATAAGGATCTTCTCAAGGCCATTCAAGAAAGAACGTTCCGTGAAGATTTGTATTTCCGGCTCAACGTTGTTCCATTAACCATTCCACCGATCAGAAAAAGACCTGAAGATATCATCCCTTTAATCCACTATGTACTCGATGTTTTTCAAGAAAAATATAAACGGGAAAAACGGCTCGATGAAGCGGTTCTCCACCATTTTCTTCAATATGACTGGAAAGGTAATGTCCGTGAACTTATTAATCTCATAGAACGCCTTGTTGTCATTTCCCCCTCCACACTTATCACAACCGAACATCTTCCCGATTACATAAAAGCCTCGTATTCTATCCCTGCTCCCCCCTCCAATCTTTTAAAGCCTCTGAAGGACGTGTTAGAGGATGTGGAAAAACAGATGCTTCAAAGAGCGCGCAGAGACTATAAAACTACCGTACAGATGGCAGAGGCGCTCGGGATCAGCCAGCCTTCCGTCGTACGAAAAATGCAGAAATATGACATTGATTAA
- a CDS encoding YjcZ family sporulation protein, with translation MSGGIFNNFTLIVVLFILLIIVGCACYGGYGGYGGFGYGYGFGGKGLY, from the coding sequence ATGTCTGGTGGTATCTTTAACAACTTTACTTTAATTGTCGTCCTATTCATTCTGCTGATTATTGTTGGATGCGCCTGTTACGGCGGTTATGGCGGATATGGCGGCTTCGGCTATGGGTACGGATTCGGCGGTAAGGGTCTGTACTAA
- a CDS encoding OPT family oligopeptide transporter — protein sequence MKNNQEKSSSFVPYVPSSRSLPELTMVAIIFGIILAIVFGAANAYLGLKVGLTVSASIPAAVISMGVLRGIFRRDSILENNIVQTMTTAGEAIGAGAVFTLPAFFLLDINLSQTVIIFIVLTGGLLGVFMMVPLRQMLIVKEHENLPYPEGTACAEVLKSGEKGGSNAKTVAIGFLFGGLVKVLGDGFMLFKTEIETQVGKLKNTVVGMDIFPALLGVGYIIGPRIAGQMLAGGLLAWIVLIPAIAFFGADSTAAIFPAEDPIGKLDAWGIWDNYIKYIGAGAVAVAGLITLLKTLPTLISTAAKTMKGLSDGATGGGIERTDKDMPFRYVILGIVALVVIIGAAPITNVGFIGAIAIAIFGFLFVAVASRIVGIVGSSSSPVSGMTIATLLIVTLVYKVTGLHGMEGMKAALTVAAIVCTALAVAGDISQDLKTGHLVGGTPWKQQVAMMIGVIASGLVIGVILVVLDKSYGMGSQQLPAPKAAIMKVLVQGIFGGDLPWSLIFIGAAVAIVIEFLGLNSLVVAVGLYLPIHVSAPVMFGGAVRWLVDVKAKSKEERQERSDRGVLFASGLIAGESLLGVLIAVLIFFKVDIPTTPMTDNRLIPFVIFLFVCWLLYWFSARAKVNKTK from the coding sequence ATGAAAAACAACCAAGAGAAGTCCTCATCCTTTGTTCCCTATGTTCCCTCATCACGTTCATTGCCGGAACTTACCATGGTTGCTATCATATTTGGAATTATTTTAGCCATTGTTTTCGGTGCAGCCAATGCGTATTTGGGACTTAAAGTTGGATTGACCGTTTCTGCTTCTATTCCTGCAGCGGTTATATCCATGGGAGTACTTAGAGGGATTTTCCGAAGAGATTCCATCCTGGAAAACAACATTGTACAGACTATGACAACCGCAGGAGAAGCGATTGGAGCAGGCGCTGTGTTTACCCTGCCGGCATTCTTCCTGCTGGATATTAATCTTTCTCAGACCGTAATTATTTTTATCGTACTGACAGGGGGCCTTCTCGGGGTTTTTATGATGGTTCCTTTACGGCAGATGCTCATTGTCAAGGAGCATGAAAATCTTCCTTATCCTGAAGGAACGGCTTGTGCCGAGGTTCTAAAATCAGGAGAAAAGGGAGGATCCAATGCCAAAACGGTCGCCATCGGGTTTTTGTTCGGCGGACTTGTAAAGGTTTTAGGTGACGGCTTCATGCTGTTTAAAACAGAGATCGAAACTCAGGTCGGAAAGTTAAAGAATACGGTAGTTGGTATGGATATCTTCCCGGCATTGCTCGGTGTGGGCTATATTATCGGTCCACGGATTGCCGGACAGATGCTGGCAGGCGGACTCCTTGCCTGGATCGTGTTAATTCCGGCGATCGCCTTTTTTGGTGCGGACAGCACTGCGGCGATCTTCCCTGCGGAAGATCCAATCGGGAAACTTGATGCTTGGGGTATCTGGGACAACTACATTAAGTACATTGGTGCTGGTGCGGTAGCTGTAGCCGGACTGATTACACTGCTTAAAACGTTGCCGACTCTAATCTCCACAGCAGCCAAAACCATGAAAGGTCTATCAGATGGTGCAACAGGGGGAGGCATTGAGCGTACAGATAAAGATATGCCGTTCCGTTATGTCATCTTGGGAATTGTTGCGCTAGTGGTCATTATTGGTGCAGCACCGATTACAAACGTTGGATTTATCGGGGCAATCGCTATTGCGATATTTGGCTTCTTGTTTGTTGCCGTAGCTTCAAGAATCGTTGGAATTGTCGGCAGCTCCTCGTCTCCTGTTTCAGGAATGACAATTGCTACATTATTAATTGTAACGCTTGTTTATAAAGTAACAGGCTTGCATGGTATGGAAGGGATGAAGGCTGCCTTAACGGTTGCGGCTATCGTTTGTACAGCTCTTGCTGTTGCAGGCGACATCTCTCAGGATTTAAAAACTGGACATCTTGTCGGCGGAACACCTTGGAAGCAGCAAGTGGCCATGATGATCGGTGTTATCGCATCTGGACTTGTGATTGGAGTTATCCTTGTAGTTCTTGATAAATCCTATGGAATGGGTTCACAGCAGCTTCCGGCTCCAAAAGCTGCAATCATGAAAGTACTCGTTCAAGGAATATTTGGGGGAGATCTGCCATGGAGTTTAATCTTTATCGGTGCAGCGGTAGCAATTGTTATTGAGTTCCTTGGCCTCAACTCATTAGTTGTTGCTGTTGGTTTATATCTTCCGATTCATGTATCGGCACCGGTCATGTTTGGTGGAGCGGTACGCTGGCTCGTTGATGTGAAGGCAAAATCAAAAGAAGAACGCCAGGAAAGATCTGATAGAGGTGTTTTGTTTGCCTCAGGGCTGATCGCAGGAGAATCTCTGCTCGGCGTCTTAATTGCAGTGCTAATCTTCTTTAAGGTCGATATTCCAACGACACCAATGACTGATAATCGATTAATTCCATTTGTGATCTTCTTGTTCGTCTGCTGGCTGCTCTATTGGTTCTCTGCCAGAGCGAAAGTGAATAAAACAAAATAA